A region of Nitrospinota bacterium DNA encodes the following proteins:
- a CDS encoding STAS domain-containing protein gives MVIGKFVTDDGVTTFRLSGKLIAATLDKLKAAVDVVLEEEDCKVVLNLKQVNIMDSVAVGFLISRFKTAKKKKGYLKFCELQPAIMKLLSLADLDKWLEIYDGEEDAINSIRSESKTKA, from the coding sequence ATGGTAATCGGCAAATTTGTCACCGACGACGGTGTAACCACATTCAGGCTCAGCGGAAAACTTATCGCGGCCACGCTGGACAAGTTAAAAGCGGCTGTTGACGTGGTTTTGGAGGAGGAAGACTGCAAGGTTGTCCTCAACTTGAAGCAGGTGAACATTATGGACTCGGTGGCGGTGGGTTTTCTCATCAGCCGGTTCAAGACCGCCAAGAAGAAAAAAGGCTATTTGAAGTTTTGCGAGCTCCAGCCCGCCATCATGAAGCTTTTAAGCCTTGCCGACCTGGATAAGTGGCTCGAGATCTACGATGGGGAAGAGGACGCCATCAACTCCATCCGCTCCGAATCCAAGACCAAGGCTTAA
- the rplU gene encoding 50S ribosomal protein L21 produces MFAVVKTGGKQYRVAQGDIIVVEKIDGDVGATVELSDVLMLSGDAGVQVGKPVVDGKKVSARIVRQDKGEKIVIIKHRRRKDSRLKKGHRQLLTTLEIVSIN; encoded by the coding sequence ATGTTCGCGGTGGTCAAGACCGGTGGCAAACAATACAGGGTTGCCCAGGGTGATATTATAGTGGTCGAAAAAATCGATGGCGACGTTGGGGCCACCGTGGAGCTTTCCGATGTGCTGATGCTTTCCGGCGACGCCGGGGTGCAGGTGGGCAAGCCCGTGGTGGATGGCAAGAAAGTGTCCGCCAGAATTGTCCGCCAGGACAAGGGCGAGAAGATAGTTATCATAAAACACCGCCGCAGGAAAGATTCTCGGCTGAAAAAAGGGCATCGCCAGCTGTTGACCACGCTGGAGATAGTCTCCATAAACTAG
- the rpmA gene encoding 50S ribosomal protein L27 translates to MAHKKGQGSTSNGRDSAGRRLGVKRFEGQVVKAGNILVRQRGTKFFAGANAGIGVDHTIFAKMDGVVKFTQGGPKNRRFINILPVTA, encoded by the coding sequence ATGGCTCATAAAAAAGGACAAGGTTCTACCTCCAACGGGCGGGATTCCGCCGGGCGGCGCCTGGGCGTTAAACGCTTCGAGGGCCAGGTGGTTAAAGCGGGCAACATTCTTGTCCGCCAGCGGGGCACCAAGTTTTTCGCCGGGGCCAACGCCGGCATTGGTGTGGACCATACGATTTTCGCCAAGATGGACGGCGTGGTGAAATTCACCCAGGGCGGGCCGAAAAACCGCAGGTTCATCAACATATTGCCGGTAACGGCTTAA
- the obgE gene encoding GTPase ObgE, with protein sequence MADFIDRVRIQVKAGDGGRGAATFRREKFIPKGGPDGGDGGDGGSVAFVADHNLGTLLDFTYQRKFRAENGEGGMSRQKSGKSGQDLTLKVPVGTVFSDTDTGERLADLTTHGQTYLAVKGGNGGWGNVHFKSSVNQAPRRANPGLPGEERSLTLELKLIADVGILGYPNAGKSTFIARVSSARPKIADYPFTTLTPNLGVVEWKQGKTYVVADIPGLIEGAADGRGLGLKFLRHVERTRLLLHMLDPSATGENRSPSADYKAINRELEKFSPDLAQKPQIVVMNKADTLTSEALEEIISALKTEIGVTPMVISAVTGQGVEELVNLLGVEIDKLKREEELKTAF encoded by the coding sequence ATGGCCGATTTTATAGACAGGGTCCGCATCCAGGTAAAAGCCGGTGACGGCGGCAGGGGGGCGGCCACGTTCCGCAGGGAGAAGTTCATACCCAAAGGTGGCCCCGACGGCGGCGACGGCGGCGACGGCGGATCCGTGGCATTCGTGGCCGACCATAACCTGGGCACTTTGCTGGACTTCACCTATCAGCGCAAGTTCCGCGCGGAAAACGGCGAAGGGGGCATGAGCCGCCAGAAAAGCGGCAAATCGGGGCAGGACCTTACGCTGAAAGTGCCTGTGGGCACTGTTTTTTCCGATACGGACACAGGTGAGCGACTGGCCGACCTTACAACTCATGGCCAAACGTACCTGGCGGTTAAAGGTGGCAACGGCGGCTGGGGCAACGTGCATTTCAAATCGTCGGTGAACCAGGCCCCCCGGAGGGCCAACCCTGGCCTGCCAGGGGAGGAGCGTTCCCTTACGCTGGAGCTGAAGCTTATCGCCGACGTGGGGATCCTCGGTTATCCCAACGCCGGAAAATCCACCTTTATCGCCCGTGTCTCGTCGGCGCGGCCCAAGATCGCCGATTATCCCTTCACAACCCTGACGCCAAATTTGGGTGTGGTAGAATGGAAACAAGGCAAGACCTATGTGGTGGCCGACATCCCCGGCCTGATAGAAGGCGCCGCCGATGGGCGCGGGTTGGGGCTGAAATTTCTGCGTCACGTGGAAAGAACCCGGTTGCTGTTACATATGCTCGACCCTTCAGCGACAGGCGAAAACAGGAGCCCATCCGCAGATTACAAAGCGATAAACAGGGAGCTGGAAAAATTTTCGCCGGATCTCGCCCAAAAACCGCAGATTGTGGTTATGAACAAGGCGGATACACTGACCAGCGAAGCGCTTGAGGAAATAATAAGCGCTTTGAAGACAGAAATAGGCGTAACGCCAATGGTGATAAGCGCCGTTACAGGGCAGGGCGTGGAAGAATTGGTGAACCTTCTGGGGGTGGAAATAGACAAACTGAAAAGGGAGGAGGAACTAAAAACGGCCTTTTAA
- a CDS encoding SLBB domain-containing protein produces the protein MPQSLSKPRIYIGMGTCGIAAGGHNVYSAVMDTISAQKLDVDVVKTACVGMCFAEVLMDIHVPGRNRVIYQKVKPEDVAKIIGDHIISDKPVVKKAAAQWPDGGKPYEGVANFADLDLNKKQVRFILQNCGVIDPDSLEEYERTGGYKSLRKILVEEKWTPEQVVKFVTESKLRGRGGGGFDTGWKWQECAKYKADEKFILCNADEGDPGAFMDRALLEGDPHSVIEGMIIGGYAIGATFGYIYCRAEYPLAVARLNHSLEAARKAGYLGKNIMGTGYSLDIMVKEGAGAFVCGESTALQYSIEGKRGMPRPRPPQSVEAGLWDKPTVLNNVETFANVSRIVGLGLEEYLKLGTQKSGGTKIFALSGAIRNAGLIEVPIGMTLREVIFDVGGGIPKKKKFKAVAIGGPSGGCLPESCLDLPIDFETLTEAGAMMGSGSMVVCDETTCMVELSRFFMEFCADESCGKCTPCRVGNTVLLQMLTRITKGEGRIEDLALMEEYGKYIMSMSLCGLGKSSPAPMLSSLRYYLDEFKAHIVDKTCPTAQCVGLRKYKVSPERCTKCGACIKPCPTGAMMGARKETPFLNKDLCILCGVCYEKCAFNAIL, from the coding sequence ATGCCCCAGAGTCTTTCGAAACCACGGATTTACATCGGCATGGGCACATGCGGGATCGCCGCTGGCGGTCATAACGTGTACTCCGCCGTGATGGATACCATAAGCGCGCAGAAGCTGGACGTGGATGTGGTGAAAACCGCCTGCGTAGGCATGTGTTTCGCCGAAGTTCTCATGGACATCCATGTGCCCGGCAGAAACCGTGTCATCTACCAGAAGGTCAAACCGGAAGATGTCGCCAAGATCATAGGCGACCATATAATCTCCGACAAGCCTGTGGTAAAGAAAGCCGCCGCCCAGTGGCCCGACGGCGGCAAGCCTTACGAGGGCGTGGCTAACTTTGCCGACCTGGACCTGAACAAGAAGCAGGTGCGGTTCATCCTGCAGAACTGCGGGGTTATAGACCCGGACAGTCTCGAGGAATACGAGCGGACCGGTGGCTATAAATCGCTTCGCAAGATCCTGGTGGAAGAAAAATGGACGCCTGAACAGGTCGTCAAATTCGTCACCGAATCCAAGTTGAGGGGCCGGGGCGGCGGCGGGTTCGACACCGGCTGGAAATGGCAGGAATGCGCCAAATACAAGGCCGACGAGAAGTTCATCCTGTGCAACGCCGACGAGGGAGACCCAGGCGCGTTCATGGACCGCGCCCTGTTGGAGGGCGATCCCCATTCGGTTATCGAAGGGATGATAATAGGCGGTTACGCCATTGGCGCCACCTTTGGCTACATATACTGCCGCGCGGAATACCCGCTGGCGGTGGCCCGGTTGAACCATTCGCTGGAAGCGGCCCGGAAGGCCGGTTACCTCGGCAAGAACATCATGGGTACCGGTTACTCTCTGGACATAATGGTGAAAGAGGGCGCCGGAGCGTTCGTTTGCGGCGAGTCCACGGCGTTGCAGTACTCCATCGAAGGCAAACGGGGGATGCCCAGGCCCCGGCCGCCCCAATCGGTGGAAGCGGGCCTTTGGGACAAACCCACGGTGTTGAACAACGTGGAAACCTTCGCAAACGTTTCCCGCATTGTGGGTTTGGGCCTGGAAGAATATCTGAAACTGGGCACCCAGAAAAGCGGCGGCACCAAGATATTCGCCCTTTCGGGCGCCATCAGGAACGCCGGGCTGATCGAAGTGCCAATCGGCATGACCCTGCGCGAAGTTATTTTCGACGTGGGCGGCGGCATACCTAAAAAGAAAAAGTTCAAGGCTGTGGCCATCGGCGGCCCGTCGGGCGGCTGTCTGCCCGAGTCATGCCTGGATTTGCCCATAGACTTCGAGACGCTGACCGAAGCTGGCGCCATGATGGGCTCCGGCTCCATGGTGGTGTGCGACGAGACCACCTGCATGGTGGAGCTGTCGCGGTTCTTCATGGAGTTCTGCGCGGACGAGTCTTGCGGCAAATGCACCCCCTGCCGGGTGGGCAACACCGTGCTTCTGCAAATGCTCACCAGGATAACCAAGGGCGAGGGCAGGATTGAAGACCTGGCCTTGATGGAAGAGTACGGCAAGTACATAATGAGCATGTCGCTTTGCGGGCTGGGCAAATCCTCCCCGGCGCCCATGCTGTCTTCCTTGCGCTATTACCTCGACGAGTTCAAGGCGCACATTGTAGATAAAACCTGCCCCACGGCCCAGTGCGTGGGTCTGCGCAAATACAAGGTGTCGCCCGAGCGTTGCACCAAGTGCGGCGCGTGCATAAAACCGTGCCCCACGGGGGCCATGATGGGGGCGAGGAAAGAAACGCCGTTCCTCAACAAAGACCTCTGTATTCTCTGCGGCGTGTGTTACGAGAAATGCGCCTTTAACGCGATCTTGTAA
- a CDS encoding molybdopterin-dependent oxidoreductase, whose translation MAENTVTLTIDGVPVTIEKGKKIYDAASKAGVYIPGLCYDPKLTRFGGCRMCIVDVTNSRGRTASKWACCEPVADGITVTTDNDKIRKRRQMMMEFLLAWHPLDCPTCNKSGECGLQDATVYINQKHGSRIPTKRRDEPLLMDNPVIEKDFNRCILCGKCVIICDEIQGNRAIDFQRRGFWAEVGTPFRIPLECDYCGQCLHVCPVGSILDHTERFRGHSWEYNRTQTTCPYCAVGCSIFINEKSGKVMKVTSRDDAGINNGNLCARGRFGHEAFQPEDRIRTALIKQGNRLEPASWEEALDRAAGKLKEIKEKHGEQAIAVIGGESLSNEDAYALQKVFRAGLGVTSIDNMANMRNPLLNSGLFEEFGASAPIVTYDAIKSAGSFLFFGCDAEKENPVIANMVRVAMRDNGTPLYVANARNTLFLPIEDARIAMNYGAEASVVSGLIRAAGEAMAEKPANAGDIAKTATMDVEAAAKAAGVAVEDIKKIAAGLAKNGAPLILIGNETVTNPKSAEIVKGLCNLAALLGGKALLYREYCNSQGVNDMGVTPSNLPGYLKADSAEGAAHYSSKWGVELAPAKASDGDIIKRIQSGAVKAVVLAGVDIITQYPGGASIKKALEGMELVVVTSQFVNETVLSANVVLPSASAVERDGTYTNNEGRVQLVRKAVEPAGRAKPEWEIFREIGARLGLAVKHKETRDVTDEIIASVPGYEGMTTLKLSEGEAVVSYPKDGKTAPFQFNAGPFNASAAGFTHVVITGNSLYHLGSLSRHSKTLNEIESRATVEMGLSDAQALKLEDGEEALVESANGSIRAKVKITPRSKSGVVFVTKNFENAPAMSLLAQVGEPVMARIVKAHA comes from the coding sequence GTGGCTGAAAATACGGTTACTCTTACGATAGACGGCGTGCCCGTCACGATAGAGAAAGGCAAGAAAATTTACGACGCCGCCTCCAAGGCGGGCGTTTACATACCCGGCCTGTGTTACGACCCCAAGCTTACAAGGTTCGGCGGTTGCCGCATGTGCATTGTGGACGTCACCAACAGCCGTGGCAGGACGGCCTCCAAATGGGCCTGTTGCGAGCCGGTGGCTGATGGCATCACCGTCACCACCGACAACGACAAGATTAGAAAACGCCGCCAGATGATGATGGAGTTCTTGCTGGCCTGGCACCCGCTGGACTGCCCCACCTGCAACAAGTCAGGCGAATGCGGCCTGCAGGACGCCACCGTTTACATTAACCAGAAACACGGCTCCCGCATACCCACCAAGCGGCGCGACGAGCCTCTGCTGATGGACAACCCTGTCATCGAGAAGGATTTCAACCGGTGCATCCTTTGCGGCAAATGCGTGATCATCTGCGACGAGATCCAGGGCAACCGCGCCATTGATTTCCAGCGGCGCGGATTCTGGGCCGAGGTGGGCACGCCGTTCCGGATACCGCTGGAATGCGATTACTGCGGCCAGTGTCTGCACGTGTGCCCGGTGGGCTCGATACTCGACCATACGGAGCGGTTCCGGGGCCACAGCTGGGAATACAACCGCACACAAACCACCTGCCCCTATTGCGCGGTGGGTTGCTCCATATTCATAAACGAGAAGTCCGGCAAGGTGATGAAGGTCACCTCCAGGGATGACGCGGGGATAAACAACGGCAACCTGTGCGCCCGGGGCCGGTTCGGCCACGAGGCGTTCCAGCCGGAAGACCGCATCCGCACGGCCCTCATAAAGCAGGGTAACAGGCTGGAGCCCGCCTCTTGGGAAGAGGCTTTAGACAGGGCCGCCGGAAAGCTCAAGGAGATAAAAGAGAAACACGGCGAGCAGGCAATAGCGGTCATAGGAGGGGAGAGCCTCTCCAATGAAGACGCCTACGCGTTGCAGAAAGTGTTCCGGGCCGGCCTGGGCGTTACTTCCATAGACAACATGGCCAACATGCGCAATCCCCTGCTCAACTCCGGGCTGTTCGAAGAGTTCGGCGCCAGCGCCCCCATCGTGACTTACGACGCCATAAAATCCGCCGGGTCGTTCCTGTTCTTCGGTTGCGACGCGGAGAAGGAAAACCCGGTGATAGCCAACATGGTGCGCGTGGCCATGAGGGACAACGGCACACCGCTGTATGTGGCCAACGCCAGGAACACCCTGTTCCTGCCCATCGAGGACGCCAGGATAGCAATGAATTACGGCGCCGAGGCCTCTGTGGTGTCCGGCCTTATCCGGGCCGCTGGCGAAGCCATGGCGGAGAAACCCGCGAACGCGGGGGATATCGCGAAAACCGCCACTATGGACGTTGAAGCCGCGGCCAAAGCCGCTGGCGTGGCGGTGGAAGACATCAAGAAAATAGCGGCGGGGCTGGCCAAGAACGGCGCTCCGCTGATTCTCATCGGCAACGAGACCGTTACGAACCCGAAATCCGCCGAGATTGTAAAAGGCCTTTGTAACCTGGCGGCGCTGTTGGGCGGGAAAGCCCTTCTCTACAGGGAGTACTGCAACAGCCAAGGGGTGAACGACATGGGCGTGACCCCGTCGAACCTGCCGGGCTATTTAAAAGCCGATTCCGCCGAGGGCGCGGCCCATTACTCCAGCAAGTGGGGGGTGGAACTGGCCCCCGCGAAAGCGTCGGATGGGGACATTATCAAGCGGATACAATCAGGCGCGGTGAAAGCCGTGGTGCTGGCCGGGGTGGACATCATTACCCAGTATCCGGGCGGCGCGTCCATAAAGAAGGCTTTGGAGGGCATGGAGCTGGTGGTTGTGACCAGCCAGTTCGTCAACGAGACGGTCCTTTCCGCCAATGTGGTTCTGCCCAGCGCCTCGGCGGTGGAGCGGGACGGCACATACACAAACAACGAAGGCCGGGTCCAGCTGGTACGGAAGGCCGTGGAGCCTGCGGGCAGGGCCAAGCCGGAGTGGGAGATATTCAGGGAAATAGGCGCCAGGCTTGGGCTCGCAGTGAAACACAAAGAGACCCGGGACGTGACGGACGAGATCATCGCGTCGGTGCCCGGTTACGAGGGGATGACCACTCTAAAACTTAGCGAAGGCGAAGCGGTGGTCTCTTACCCCAAAGACGGGAAGACGGCCCCGTTCCAGTTCAACGCCGGGCCTTTCAATGCATCGGCGGCCGGGTTCACCCATGTGGTGATAACGGGCAACTCGCTTTACCACCTGGGTTCGCTGTCCAGACACTCCAAAACGCTGAACGAGATAGAGTCCCGCGCCACAGTGGAGATGGGCTTAAGCGACGCGCAGGCCCTCAAGCTGGAAGATGGCGAGGAAGCGCTGGTGGAATCGGCCAACGGCTCCATCCGGGCCAAGGTCAAGATTACGCCCAGGTCGAAAAGCGGCGTGGTTTTCGTAACGAAGAATTTCGAGAACGCCCCGGCTATGAGCCTTTTGGCCCAGGTGGGTGAACCTGTGATGGCGCGCATAGTTAAAGCGCATGCGTAA
- a CDS encoding NADH-quinone oxidoreductase subunit A, with product MLALSEFLGPKVTFREKMEPFECGENPITSPKLRFSVRFYLVALMFIVFDIEAVFLFPWAVNFIPLGLFGFAEMLVFIVILALGLAYVWKKGALEWE from the coding sequence ATGCTGGCCCTATCCGAGTTTCTTGGGCCCAAAGTCACGTTCCGGGAAAAGATGGAGCCGTTCGAGTGCGGTGAAAATCCGATCACCTCGCCGAAGCTCCGGTTCTCCGTGCGGTTCTACCTGGTGGCGCTGATGTTCATAGTGTTCGACATAGAAGCGGTTTTCCTTTTCCCCTGGGCGGTAAATTTCATTCCGTTGGGGTTGTTTGGATTCGCTGAGATGCTGGTGTTCATCGTCATTTTGGCGCTGGGGCTGGCTTATGTATGGAAAAAGGGAGCTTTGGAATGGGAGTGA
- the nuoB gene encoding NADH-quinone oxidoreductase subunit NuoB yields MGVTGEEKAMELALGDSVIITQLDKLVGWGRKYSFFLYPFITACCGMEFMSVAGPRYDLDRFGAALPRFSPRQADLLMVVGTISHKQAPILVKVYNQMTEPKWVFAFGACTVSGGMYNNYATVQGIDSLIPVDVYVPGCPPRPEMVLDGLIKLQEKVANQRGQLAYAKGISPLGEADERRIIGG; encoded by the coding sequence ATGGGAGTGACGGGCGAAGAAAAGGCCATGGAGCTTGCGCTCGGCGACAGCGTGATAATCACCCAGCTGGACAAGCTGGTGGGGTGGGGAAGGAAATACAGCTTCTTCCTGTACCCGTTCATTACGGCATGTTGCGGCATGGAGTTTATGAGCGTGGCCGGGCCCAGGTACGACCTGGACAGGTTCGGCGCCGCTTTGCCCAGGTTCTCACCCCGGCAGGCGGACCTGCTGATGGTGGTGGGCACCATCAGCCACAAGCAGGCCCCCATACTGGTGAAGGTTTACAACCAGATGACCGAGCCCAAATGGGTTTTCGCTTTCGGCGCGTGCACCGTGTCCGGCGGCATGTACAACAACTACGCCACGGTTCAGGGGATAGACTCGCTGATACCTGTGGACGTGTACGTTCCCGGTTGCCCTCCCAGGCCGGAGATGGTTCTGGACGGTTTGATAAAACTTCAGGAAAAAGTGGCCAACCAGCGCGGACAGCTAGCTTACGCCAAGGGCATCTCGCCCCTGGGCGAAGCGGACGAGCGCAGGATAATCGGCGGCTAA
- a CDS encoding NADH-quinone oxidoreductase subunit C codes for MSEKENQANQAPAESPVLARVKSKFGGSAALIHTHSQKGDDTIVVRPGELKAVMEFLKSDTDLNFDMLMDLTVVDYLNDMKLLPYMKEQGARFELVLHLYSTEKNHRLRVKAPIKEETPQVDSVAGLWPSADWFEREAWDLYGIKFKGHPNLKRILLYEGFQGHPLRKDYSKTKRQPLIGPVN; via the coding sequence ATGAGCGAAAAAGAGAATCAGGCGAACCAGGCCCCGGCGGAATCGCCGGTGTTGGCCCGGGTGAAATCGAAGTTTGGCGGGTCGGCCGCTCTGATACACACCCATAGCCAAAAAGGGGACGACACCATAGTTGTCCGCCCGGGAGAGCTTAAGGCTGTGATGGAGTTTTTAAAGAGCGACACTGACCTGAATTTCGACATGCTCATGGACCTGACGGTGGTGGACTACCTCAACGACATGAAGCTACTGCCATATATGAAAGAACAGGGCGCCAGGTTCGAGCTGGTCCTCCATCTTTACTCCACGGAGAAAAACCACCGCCTTCGGGTGAAAGCGCCCATAAAAGAAGAGACGCCCCAGGTGGATTCTGTGGCGGGCCTGTGGCCCTCGGCGGATTGGTTCGAGCGGGAGGCGTGGGACCTGTACGGGATTAAATTCAAGGGGCATCCCAACCTGAAACGCATATTGCTGTACGAGGGTTTCCAGGGGCATCCATTGCGGAAAGATTACTCTAAAACCAAGCGACAACCGCTCATCGGGCCGGTGAATTAG
- a CDS encoding NADH-quinone oxidoreductase subunit D, giving the protein MTDNLKNEHDFHAEHHTELLTVNMGPSHPATHGTVKFLVTLDGETIEDIDVEVGYLHRGFEKECEAQTWNGVFPYTDRLDYTASALNNVAFALAAEKLIGITPTERCQYIRVIVSEMSRMSGHYTCLAAAALELGALTAFIYFVEARELLWDLLESACGARLTHNYVRIGGLTSDLPDDFAANTKKVFETNRKLWLDFDKLLTKNRIFLDRMRDVGGISRENALAWGFTGPCLRAAGVPYDVRRANPYLVYDRVDFAIPVGETGDNYDRFQVRMEELEQSMLIIEQCLAQMPEGPVNVSDPAWRQPSKDDSFTDMESMIYHFKSVIEGVNVPKGEVYAAVEGANGELGFYLVSNGSGHPVKCRVRPPCFPMTSALPLLIKGRMIADLIPTFDMINLIGGECDR; this is encoded by the coding sequence ATGACCGATAATTTGAAGAACGAACACGATTTTCACGCGGAGCACCACACGGAGCTCCTGACGGTGAACATGGGGCCGTCGCACCCGGCCACCCACGGCACGGTGAAATTCCTGGTGACCCTCGACGGCGAGACCATCGAGGATATAGACGTGGAAGTGGGCTACCTGCACCGGGGGTTCGAGAAGGAGTGCGAGGCGCAGACGTGGAACGGCGTGTTCCCGTACACCGACAGGCTGGACTATACAGCCAGCGCCCTCAACAACGTGGCCTTCGCCCTGGCGGCGGAAAAACTAATAGGCATTACCCCCACGGAGCGGTGCCAGTATATCCGCGTGATTGTCAGCGAAATGTCGCGGATGAGCGGGCATTACACCTGCCTGGCGGCGGCGGCGCTGGAACTGGGGGCGTTGACGGCGTTCATCTATTTCGTGGAGGCCCGCGAGCTTTTATGGGACCTGCTGGAGTCCGCCTGCGGCGCCAGGCTTACCCACAACTATGTGCGAATCGGCGGGTTGACTTCCGATTTGCCGGACGATTTCGCGGCCAACACCAAAAAAGTTTTCGAGACCAACAGGAAACTGTGGCTGGACTTCGACAAACTGCTTACCAAAAACAGGATATTCCTGGACAGGATGAGGGACGTGGGGGGCATATCCCGCGAGAACGCGCTGGCCTGGGGTTTCACCGGGCCGTGCCTTCGGGCCGCCGGGGTTCCCTACGACGTGCGCCGCGCCAACCCGTATCTGGTTTACGACCGGGTGGACTTCGCCATACCCGTGGGCGAGACCGGGGACAATTACGACAGGTTCCAGGTGCGCATGGAGGAGCTTGAGCAGTCCATGCTGATAATCGAGCAGTGCCTGGCGCAGATGCCCGAAGGCCCGGTGAACGTGAGCGACCCGGCCTGGCGGCAACCTTCCAAGGACGACAGTTTCACCGACATGGAGTCGATGATATATCACTTCAAGAGCGTCATTGAAGGCGTGAACGTGCCCAAAGGGGAGGTTTACGCGGCGGTGGAAGGCGCCAACGGCGAGCTGGGTTTCTACCTGGTTTCCAACGGCTCCGGCCATCCGGTGAAATGCCGCGTGCGGCCGCCCTGTTTCCCGATGACCTCCGCCCTGCCGCTACTGATAAAGGGCAGGATGATAGCGGACCTCATACCTACGTTTGACATGATCAACCTCATTGGCGGGGAGTGCGACAGGTAA
- a CDS encoding NADH-quinone oxidoreductase subunit H translates to MAPFIIESVLKIAFVLGLNVGFFAPVLGWVERKQSAVMQDRIGANRADVFGFTFIGLPHSASDALKLIFKEDFIPTGADRVMHTLAPALALVPALLAFSVIPFGGKYHLWGHEVNLVIADLDVGALFVFAISSLAAYGVVIGGWASNNNWSFLGGLRASAQMFSYEIAMGLTIMALVMYYQSLSLVTMVAKQDNFWHWGIIWHWPAFILYLTSAIAENKRVPFDIPEAESEIVAGYFTEYSGLKFVMFWTAEFIEVVTISALCVALFLGGHHIPFITDRDLLELFGGANSNVANLAAMITGILVFIFKVVAMIFIQMTIRWTLPRFRYDQVMMLGWKVILPASLIWITITGVALLTGLMPLP, encoded by the coding sequence ATGGCCCCGTTCATCATAGAGTCGGTGTTGAAAATAGCCTTCGTGCTGGGGCTTAATGTCGGCTTTTTCGCCCCGGTATTGGGCTGGGTGGAGCGCAAACAGTCCGCCGTGATGCAGGACCGCATCGGCGCCAACCGGGCGGACGTTTTCGGGTTCACCTTCATAGGGCTCCCCCATTCGGCGTCCGACGCGCTGAAGCTTATATTCAAAGAAGATTTTATCCCCACCGGCGCGGACAGGGTCATGCACACCCTGGCTCCGGCGCTGGCGCTTGTCCCGGCCCTGCTGGCCTTCAGCGTTATCCCCTTCGGCGGCAAATACCACCTGTGGGGTCACGAGGTGAACCTGGTTATAGCCGACCTGGACGTGGGCGCGCTGTTCGTGTTCGCCATATCGTCGCTGGCGGCCTACGGGGTGGTTATCGGCGGATGGGCATCCAACAACAACTGGTCTTTTCTGGGCGGCCTGCGCGCCTCTGCCCAGATGTTCTCTTACGAAATCGCCATGGGGCTCACCATAATGGCCCTTGTGATGTATTACCAGAGCCTGTCGCTGGTCACCATGGTGGCCAAGCAGGACAACTTCTGGCACTGGGGGATAATCTGGCACTGGCCGGCGTTTATCCTGTACCTCACCAGCGCCATAGCCGAGAACAAACGCGTCCCGTTCGACATACCCGAGGCGGAGTCTGAAATCGTGGCCGGGTATTTCACGGAATATTCCGGGCTGAAGTTCGTCATGTTCTGGACGGCGGAGTTTATAGAGGTGGTGACCATTTCCGCCCTTTGCGTGGCGCTGTTCCTGGGCGGCCACCACATACCGTTCATAACCGATCGTGACCTGCTGGAGCTCTTCGGCGGGGCCAACTCCAACGTGGCCAACCTGGCCGCCATGATCACCGGGATACTGGTGTTCATCTTCAAAGTGGTCGCGATGATATTCATCCAGATGACCATCCGGTGGACGTTGCCCCGGTTCCGTTACGACCAGGTGATGATGCTGGGATGGAAGGTGATTCTCCCGGCGTCGCTTATTTGGATAACCATAACCGGCGTGGCCCTGTTAACCGGGCTTATGCCTTTGCCGTAA